CAAGAAGTGCTTCGCGCTGCGCATCGCCTCGGTGATGGGTCGTGACGAGGGCTGGCTCGCCGAGCACATGCTGCTGATCCGCGTCACCTCGCCGCAGGGGCGCCGGTACCACGTGGCCGCCGCGTTCCCGTCGGCGTGCGGCAAGACGAACCTCGCGATGCTCACGCCCACGCTGCCCGGCTGGCGCGTCGAGACGCTCGGCGACGACATCGCGTGGCTGCGCCCCGGGCCCGACGGGACGCTGCGCGCGATCAACCCCGAGGCCGGGTTCTTCGGCGTCGCGCCCGGTACGTCGGTCGCGACCAACCCCGCCGCGATCGCCACGCTCGACCGGGACACGATCTTCACCAACGTCGCGCTCACGCCCGACGGCGACGTGTGGTGGGAGGGCCTGACCCCCGAGCCGCCCGAGGGTCTGATCGACTGGACCGGCCGGCCGTGGACGCCCGACTCCGGTCGGCCCGCCGCGCACCCGAACTCGCGGTTCACCGTCGCCGCCGCGCAGTGCCCGACGATCGCCGACACGTGGGAGGACCCCGACGGCGTCCCGCTCGACGCGATCGTCTTCGGCGGCCGGCGCGCCACGAACGTCCCGCTCGTCGTGCAGGCGCACGACTGGGAGCACGGCGTCTTCCTCGGCGCGACGATCTCCTCCGAGCAGACCGCCGCCGCCGAGGGGACCGTCGGCGAGCTCCGTCGCGACCCGTTCGCGATGCTGCCGTTCTGCGGCTACGACATGGCTGACCACTGGGCGCACTGGCTGCGCGTCGGGGCGTCGCTCGACGCCGAGACCCGGCCGCTGATGTTCCAGGTCAACTGGTTCCGCAAGGACGCGTCGGGCCGCTACCTGTGGCCCGGCTTCGGGGAGAACATCCGCGTGCTCGCGTGGATCGTCGCGCAGGTCGACCGCGCGCGCGGCACCCGCACCGACGTCGGCGCGGTGCCCAGCCCCGTCGGCCTGCTGCCCGCGCCGGACGCCCTGGACCTGTCCGGCCTCGACCTGCCCGATGACGACCTCGCGACGCTGCTCGACGTCGACCCGGCCGGCTGGACCGTCGAGGCGGACCTCACCGAGGACTTCTTCGCCGGCTTCGGCGACAAGGTCCCCGCCGCCCTGCACGCGCAGCTCGACGCCCTCCGCACCCGCCTGACGACCCCCTGACCCGGCCATCCCACCACGACCGGCCCCGCCGGCCCCCGCCGTCACCGGCCGGCGCCGCCGAACGCAACATCAGGCCGGTTCGCGGGCCTCGAAGCGCGCGCAGTGTTGCGTTCGGCGGACGGGAGTCGGCCGGGGGGCGGCCGACCGGGCGTCAGGGAACGTCGGTGCGCAGGCGGGCGTGCAGGTGCATGTCGTGGTGGCCGTCGGCGTGCAGCGCGTGCCCGCGTCGCACACCCTCCGCCCGGCAGCCCAGCAGCTCGGCGACGCGGCAGGACGCCTCGTTGCGCGTCGAGTGCTCGACCTCGACCCGGTGCAGGCCGAGCTCCTCGAACGCCCAGCGCAGCACCTCCGCGCCCGCGCGGACGGCGACGCGGCGGCCGCGAGCGGACGGGACGACCCAGTACGCGAGCGCGCCGAACCCTTCGTACAGGTCGAGGTGGTGGAGAGCGACCCGGCCGACCACCGTGCCGGCCGGCGGCGCGTCGAGACGGCGCAACGGCGGGGTGGCGAGGTGCCGCGCGGGCGCGACGCGCGGCAGCGGTCCCGAGGTCGGCACCGGCGACGCGTCGTCGGCCGGGCCGGGCGGCCGGTGGGCGCCGGCCAGCGCGAGGGCGGGAGCCGGCGCACGGTCGGCGACCGACACCGACACCGACACCGGTACCGGCACCGACACCGGTACCGGCACGGGAGCCGGAACAAGGCCCGGAATCGGGGCCGGGGCCGGGGCGACCGTGACGGCCCACTCCGCGGCCCGCTCGTCGCGCCACGCGGCGTTCTTCGCGTCGATCCACGCGAGCGCCTCGTCGTCGTCGGACATCGAGCGCGCGTGCCACCAGCGGATCGCAGGGTCCTCGTAGGCGGCGCGGACGGCGGGCACGTCGACGGGCGCCCAGGGGCGCAGCACGAGGCCCTCGGCGGTCAGCGACGGCTGGGGGCGCACACCCCAGCGACCGGACGGGACGACGGGCGCGGCGAGCAGCGGCACGGCGGAATCATCCCGGTTCGGGCACCCACGAGGCACGACGCCACGCGGGTGGGCGTCGTCGAAGCCGCGGCTACTCCCCGACCAGCCCGTCGACGGACTGCCGCAGCAGGTCGGCGTGGCCGTTGTGCCGGGCGTACTCCTCGATCATGTGCACGAGGATCCAGCGCAGCGACGGCGCGGTCCCGTCCGACGCGGGCCGTCGGGCCAGGGTGTCGAGCCCGCCGTCGGCGAGCGCGCGCTCGGTCCGCACGCGGGACCGCTCGACGGCGCCCTCCCACACCGCCCGCAGCTCCTGCGGCGAGTCGCCCGCGGCCGACGTCCACTCCCAGTCGCGGTCGGCGTCCCAGTCGGCGACCTCCCACGGCTCGTCGGTGGGCTCGTCGTGCAGGCGCGCGCCGAACCACTGGTCCTCGACCCACGCGACGTGCTTGAGCAGCCCGCCGAGCGTCATGTCGGTCGGCGCGAGCCGCGCGCTCAGGCCCGCGGTGTCGAGGTCGGCGGTCTTCCAGCGCAGCGTCGCGCGGTGGAAGTCGAGAAACCCGAGGAGGGTCGACACCTCGTCGGCGGCGACCGGCGGCTCCGGGCGGCCCTGCTCGTCGATGACGCTCATGCGCCCATCCTG
The sequence above is a segment of the Cellulomonas fimi genome. Coding sequences within it:
- a CDS encoding phosphoenolpyruvate carboxykinase (GTP), which translates into the protein MTVTTLPPAARTDAPVRDLRAWVADVADLTEPDAVVWCDGSDAEREALVARMVETGTLLPLDPVLRPGSYLARSDPSDVARVESRTFICSRSQTDAGPTNNWRDPDAMRTELAGVFAGSMRGRTMYVVPFSMGPVGGPISQVGVQLTDSPYVVVGMGTMTRVSRAVVDLIDGGAPFVPAVHSVGMPLRADDGTTRDDVPWPCDDTKYIAHFPETREIWSYGSGYGGNALLGKKCFALRIASVMGRDEGWLAEHMLLIRVTSPQGRRYHVAAAFPSACGKTNLAMLTPTLPGWRVETLGDDIAWLRPGPDGTLRAINPEAGFFGVAPGTSVATNPAAIATLDRDTIFTNVALTPDGDVWWEGLTPEPPEGLIDWTGRPWTPDSGRPAAHPNSRFTVAAAQCPTIADTWEDPDGVPLDAIVFGGRRATNVPLVVQAHDWEHGVFLGATISSEQTAAAEGTVGELRRDPFAMLPFCGYDMADHWAHWLRVGASLDAETRPLMFQVNWFRKDASGRYLWPGFGENIRVLAWIVAQVDRARGTRTDVGAVPSPVGLLPAPDALDLSGLDLPDDDLATLLDVDPAGWTVEADLTEDFFAGFGDKVPAALHAQLDALRTRLTTP
- a CDS encoding GNAT family N-acetyltransferase; translation: MPLLAAPVVPSGRWGVRPQPSLTAEGLVLRPWAPVDVPAVRAAYEDPAIRWWHARSMSDDDEALAWIDAKNAAWRDERAAEWAVTVAPAPAPIPGLVPAPVPVPVSVPVPVSVSVSVADRAPAPALALAGAHRPPGPADDASPVPTSGPLPRVAPARHLATPPLRRLDAPPAGTVVGRVALHHLDLYEGFGALAYWVVPSARGRRVAVRAGAEVLRWAFEELGLHRVEVEHSTRNEASCRVAELLGCRAEGVRRGHALHADGHHDMHLHARLRTDVP
- a CDS encoding DinB family protein; this encodes MSVIDEQGRPEPPVAADEVSTLLGFLDFHRATLRWKTADLDTAGLSARLAPTDMTLGGLLKHVAWVEDQWFGARLHDEPTDEPWEVADWDADRDWEWTSAAGDSPQELRAVWEGAVERSRVRTERALADGGLDTLARRPASDGTAPSLRWILVHMIEEYARHNGHADLLRQSVDGLVGE